In Marinitoga sp. 38H-ov, one DNA window encodes the following:
- the rlmD gene encoding 23S rRNA (uracil(1939)-C(5))-methyltransferase RlmD, which translates to MLKCDVFGKCGGCTYLDIDYDLQLKNKTEEILKVIKDSMIEIKNYEGVLSSPLKYYYRNKMEYSFGNEIKDGPLTIGLRGRGKFYDVYSAKTCKIAPTDFGKIIEFSEKFFKDISFRNYRKHTGYLRHLVMRKGFKTNEILLNISTSSEDYHSYVEKWANEVLNLELEGKIVSIYHTITDAKSTVVKPDELRKLYGKDFFEEEILGIKFKVGPFSFLQTNTLGSEVLYSKVLDYIDENAKTGFDLYCGAGTITLLMAKKLEKVIGIEIVKEAVEAAKENAKNNKTDNVEFYLGDAKDVVKQLDEKLDTIVVDPPRAGLHKNVIDFILENKFENVVYVSCNPSNFARDMIYLKEIYEIEKFVFVDMFPHTKHLESVAKLRKKK; encoded by the coding sequence ATGTTAAAATGTGATGTTTTTGGTAAATGTGGAGGATGTACTTATTTAGATATTGATTATGATTTGCAATTAAAAAATAAAACAGAAGAGATTTTAAAGGTTATAAAAGATAGTATGATAGAAATAAAAAATTATGAAGGGGTTTTATCATCTCCTCTTAAATATTATTATAGGAACAAAATGGAATATTCATTTGGAAATGAAATTAAAGATGGACCTTTAACTATTGGATTAAGAGGTAGAGGTAAGTTCTATGACGTGTATTCAGCAAAAACATGTAAAATTGCTCCCACGGATTTTGGGAAAATAATAGAATTTTCAGAAAAGTTTTTTAAAGATATTTCTTTTAGAAATTATAGAAAACATACAGGATATTTAAGACATTTAGTTATGAGAAAAGGATTTAAAACTAATGAAATATTATTAAACATATCTACTTCATCTGAAGATTATCACTCATATGTTGAAAAATGGGCTAATGAAGTTTTAAATTTAGAATTAGAAGGTAAAATAGTTAGTATATATCATACTATAACAGATGCTAAATCTACTGTAGTTAAACCAGATGAATTAAGAAAGTTATATGGAAAGGATTTTTTTGAAGAAGAAATATTAGGAATCAAATTTAAAGTTGGACCTTTTTCATTTTTACAAACAAATACATTAGGTTCAGAGGTGTTATATTCAAAAGTTTTAGATTATATAGATGAAAATGCTAAAACAGGATTTGATTTATATTGTGGGGCAGGAACAATAACATTATTAATGGCAAAAAAATTAGAAAAGGTAATTGGTATTGAAATTGTAAAAGAAGCTGTTGAAGCTGCAAAAGAAAATGCAAAAAATAACAAAACGGATAATGTTGAGTTTTATTTAGGTGACGCAAAGGATGTTGTGAAACAATTGGATGAAAAGTTAGACACAATTGTAGTAGATCCACCTAGAGCAGGCTTACATAAGAATGTAATAGATTTTATTTTAGAAAACAAATTTGAAAATGTTGTATATGTTTCATGTAATCCTTCAAATTTTGCAAGAGACATGATTTATTTGAAAGAGATATATGAAATTGAAAAGTTTGTTTTTGTTGATATGTTTCCACATACTAAACATCTCGAATCAGTAGCTAAACTTAGAAAGAAAAAATAA
- the bcp gene encoding thioredoxin-dependent thiol peroxidase, with the protein MGYLKYNIGENVDFEINETNGEKIKSKDLKGKWVVLYFYPKDNTPGCTVEAKDFTLLIDEFKKYNAEVIGISPDNIDKHKKFIEKHDLKVKLGSDENKELLEKFGVWQMKKMFGKEYYGVVRTTVLIDPEGKINYVWEKVKVKGHAEEVLNKIKENIGGK; encoded by the coding sequence ATGGGATATTTAAAATATAATATTGGCGAGAATGTTGATTTTGAAATTAATGAAACAAATGGCGAGAAAATAAAGAGTAAAGACTTAAAAGGTAAATGGGTAGTTTTATATTTTTATCCAAAAGATAATACCCCTGGATGTACAGTTGAAGCAAAAGATTTTACATTATTGATAGATGAATTTAAAAAATATAATGCTGAAGTAATAGGTATTAGCCCAGATAATATTGATAAACATAAAAAATTTATAGAAAAACATGATTTAAAAGTAAAATTAGGTTCAGATGAGAACAAAGAATTGTTGGAAAAATTTGGAGTATGGCAGATGAAAAAAATGTTTGGAAAAGAGTATTATGGAGTAGTAAGAACTACAGTGTTGATAGATCCTGAAGGGAAAATTAATTATGTATGGGAAAAAGTCAAAGTAAAAGGACATGCAGAAGAAGTATTAAATAAAATTAAAGAAAATATCGGAGGTAAATAA